The following is a genomic window from Tetrapisispora phaffii CBS 4417 chromosome 12, complete genome.
TAGTTACAGTACGGTATAGGTCTAGATTATCAACTGTACTGTATTCTTCTACTGGAGTAGACATCACATTCCTACtgtcaatattatttgcaCTGTAACTTGGAACTCTATCATGCATCCTGCGTATTAAattgttttcaattgcTATCAAAAATTCAACTTCATCAATTGTTCTGGCACTTAATATATCAAAGCTAGTTGCTATCGTATTTAAAATTGCCTCCGAGTCACTTTGAGTAGGTccaattgatgaaataGAAATGACATATTTTACAAACTTATCTAATTCTAATCTTGAGTTTGATGTCGAATTCACAGCTTGATTGTCGGTAACAGTATCTTGACTATATGCCCGATTAGCATGATTATTTTTCCATTTTGACAACAATCCAATAGGACCATTTATATCTGATGCATTTTCTccaatatttaaatcttctATCGATTTcgattttttatttttgaagacAGTATCTGCAATTTCATCGATatctattttttctttactGTCCCTCTCAACACTTAGagtaattgaaaaatgttcTGAAGTATTATCAGCAATGATATCTGTAACATTGCTACTACCTGTTTGAATATCTTCTGGATTATCTTCTAATGCATCAACAAAGTGATCTTCcaattcatcatcatttttctCAAGAAGTTCATCAGATACAATATTAGTCTTCAATATAAATTCAACCTTCTTCGATGGGGTCGGAGGTATAATTACATCTAGAGAAGAAGATTTGGGGTATTCAAGTTCTTTTATAATAGAAGATATATTCGTTATCCTTGATAAGACACTAACTTTTCGTTGAGGCATGTTATCATTCGAGCTTGAGAGGGTCTGGAATCGATCATGACTTGCCAAACTAtataattcatcatttgtTGTATTAGTCGTATCTGCTTGAAATcgatttgataaattatcttGCGGAAATAGAACCATCGATCCAGTTCTAGGATTCTTGCTTTGTTTAATCGTTCGTTTCTGAAACTTGGAATTAACATCAATGTTATCATTTAACGGGAGTCTAAAAACATCAGAAGTTCTATAAGTCGACAACACATTTTTATTACGGGCATCTGGATCTGACATTTCTTGTAGTGCATAATTACTTAATCTGCTGAATCTTTTTTCCTCCTCTTCGAGTTGTGTGATGTCCTTTACTATATAAATTAACCATTCATCATCTTGCCCAATATTACCAGGCTCATTGAACTGCAATTTATCCCATGTCTTCTTACAGTTCATAATCCAACTTTTCTTCAAACTGATCACTGAGGAATTAATAATCTTTGGGTATGTTTCATTTATGCTtagattcaaaaatttaatgaatcttCTTCTTAAGTCAGAGTTTGGTAAGAAATCATTTATGAAGTAGTTTAGAATCCAATGTCTTAACAAAACGAAAGTTCTAATTAGAGCAACTTCACCAATCTTCCTTGGATGATACCTTTCATCAATACCTTCAAAATCTTTCTGGAAATTGACAACGATCTCATTGATGCACCATTTGAACCTGGATATCAATAAATCGTATAGCTCCATGGATGATAAGAAGTTTCGATATATCAGGAAAAAAtcagaaaatatattatagtCAACACTATCCATAGGAGACGTCAGATAAACAATCAAAGCATAAACATCTGCCTTTATAACAGCTCTTCTAGTCTGAGTCAATGAAGGCATCTTGTATGAAATAACATTCTGCGAAGGTGTTGGATAGTAGTCCTCATTGCTGTAGATGGAAATTTTGCTATTGTATTGCATTGCTTGAGGAGTCCACCAGTTATCTAATAATACCTATCAATACTGTTTTTTTACTAAATATAGATCCTCTTCTGCAATGTATCAATCCCTAAAGCAACGAATAACTGTCGCAAACACACCGAGCTAGCATACAAAGCAAGcaaaattacaaattgaCAAtccaataataataatatatttataatataattaaagaCACTAGATCGCCCTTTATGGTTTAATGCTTGTTATGAAAGAAACGATGAAATGAGTTATCATCGAGAGGTTCTTGCGATGGGAAACAcgaaatattgaaaaacttCAAAGTCGATCCACTAATctcaaaaagaaaatacagTTGGAAGTAAAAAAAGTCTGAATTGAAAGGTTAAGTTAACTAATATTTATCTAATAAGTGTGCTGCTCTAAGAAATATCAACATTGTGTTTATAATTGTTCCTTTttgcaaataaaaaaggAGTACCAGAAGGTTATTATTAGTTATATTGGTGGTTCTTTTTTTacattgattttttatGGTGTTTCGAAGTTTTTTGCCATTAAGTAGTAGTTCTAAGACTTCATCTGGTCGTAACCAAGCATCTGTAGAAGACACTTCAAGTCCTGAGTTTTCTCCAGTAAAAGTTGCTATTGAAGTAGAGTCTCCACCATGTGTGCTCTACGGGAATGCGTTAGATTCAAGAGGAGCTGTCCTAAATGGGTTGTTGAGGTTGAAGATAAAAGATCCATATTCAAATGTTCCTTTTGCTGATGCCTCGCTACAACTATCTAACTTAAATGGACTAACTCTGTCTGATCCTGACTCTGATATAGCTGAGTTAACAAAGAGaaaaatagatatattCGCCGGGTATACAAAGGTAACTATCACTTCTGTTCACttaaaaatgattcaaattGTGAAATATAGCAAACCATTTCTTCCAGGCAGTACTGCATTAGAAAACTGTGATAACTGTAATGTGAAAGTGAACACAATGAAAAGATGGCCAAtacaagaaaaagatgCCGACTTTACAGTCGGTACTTATGAATTTCCATTCTCATATTTAATTCCAGGTTCTGTTCCTGCTACTTGTGCATTGGGCGCAAACTCTGAGactcaaataaaatataagttGGTTGCTGAGGTATTTTATAACATCCCATTTAAAAACTCACCAAAATATGGTGATGTCGATAAATTAGAGTTGGAGATGCCAATAGCAATCACAAGAAGCATCACAAGAGGTCCAGATAAAAATTCTTTGAGGGTTTTCCCACCGACAGAGTTGACTGCAGCTGCTGTTATTCCTAATGTTATTCATCCTAAATCGACATTTCCTTTAGAACTTAAGATAGACGGTATATCATCAACTGATAGGAGATGGCGTATGCGTAAGTTGAATTGGAAAATAGAGGAGACTACCAGAGTGAGAGGTTATTCTTGCAGAGCACacaaaaatgatttaaatacaTTTGAGAAAGCAATACAGttgaaagaagaagaaaagaagaagaaaaagcaTGTACCGATTAAAAGGTATGGTGATATAGGCCCTCGGATTACCGTCTCGCTAGGAAATCCAAATAATATgccatttaaaaataacaataagAACAATACCAACAGAGGTGGAGATGCAACTCCAGATAGAAATGAAAATCCTACTACTGTACAGAATCCCAGAGATAGACAAACAAATTCTTCTCTCAGTTCTAACACTATCAATCCTCAAGGAGATCATGACGACGATGACTATGATGAACCTAATGAATTTATCCATCCTAGCGATGATGCTATGCGTCAAGAAGTTGAACAACAACAGGAAATACAGAGGCAAAAGCAAATCCAACATGAATTAGAAAGTGAAATAAGTTTATTCACTGAAGAAGTACGGGTCCTTTCAAGTGGTGAAATGAAAAAAGGCTGGAAAACAGATTTCAACAACAACGGTCATATAGACATTGTGACTGAAATAAATTGCATGTCGTTGAACTCAGGATTATCAAATCACCTTAGATATGTTTCTACTGCTAGAAGTAATGAATCAATATCTACATCAAATCCCGTGACAATTTCTTGTGATATACAAGATCCTATCCTTGGTATCTATGTTAGCCATTTATTATCTGTCGAATTAGTAGTCGCAGAAGAGGCTTTGCAATATGCCAATGGTCAGCCTCTggaaaatgttaaaaaatcaGATAAGCCGAGGAATAGTAGctcatcatcatcaaaaaGTGAAGACCAACGCCTGGCAGAATTATCTCCAATGTTTGCTAACAGGAGCGTAAGAAGCAGACCCATAGAATCAGATGAGGATATACCATCTATATCTGACAACAGCACGAATTCAACAGCCGGTAGTAAAGGAACGtcaaataatatgaaaatTGTAAGTGTTCCAACAGGTGCAGCTCGTGTATTAAGAATGCAATTCAGGTTAGTTGTTACAGAGCGATCTGGCTTAGGGATATCTTGGGAAGATGAAGTTCCACCATTATATCAAGATGTCAAATCATTTTGTCCTCCGGACTATGCTAAATTGATACAAAATCACGTTGTTGAGAATGTCAAAACATCCGTATTAGAGACTGAATATATAGATTCAGCACCTGAGTATGGACTTCAAATCAATCCTCAACTTCCTCAAACACTTCTTCCGCCCCCTCAAGCAAGACATCATAAATCGATTCACAGATCGCAACTCAGTCCTTTGGattcattttattaatatcgaACAAagtattaatttaaatttgcattattttatatagtattatttttttaaaaaaatatatgattattgtaattaaaAGTCATATTATTCTATTTGTACAGTAATATCAACAGTTTAGAAATCTTCATGAATGTTCCAAGTTGGtaattgattcaaatattgGTAGTCTGTAGATGGACCTTCCATACCAAAGGAAACTGGAGAGAAGTAAGCGAAACAGGCGATAGTGGCAATGGATAAACCATATGAAATGGAATATCTTAACAAGCTATTCTTGCACTTAGAAGTAATAGTTTCAACGAAGTAAGTTAAAACTATTAAAGCAAAGTAAAGAGCTGGTAAATAATGATGTAAGTATGTGACTCTACCCATGATAATGAATGGAGTATAATGTAGACCCCAACCCAACATTGGATATATACCAGCAATTGTGAATAAGCTGACAGATGCGTTGTCTTGGAAGTTGTCCAATTGTCTTTGCCATTTAATGGCCAAAACAATAACTAAAGCCATAAAGATTAGAACAGCAGCAGTTGATAACCAAGTGGTTAGTGGAGTTGCCAATAGGTAGTATTTAACATTATCATCGGCCCAACCACCTAATCTTAAACCTCTGTATAAAATTGGCCATTCCCACcatgaagaagaaatacGATCTAGTTTTTCTGAATCTGGGACTAAAGCATTATTTGTTGACATCATAGCTAAGTTTAGGTAAATGAAGTTCCTTAAGAAACTATCTTGTGGATATTTAAAGTCTTCTGAAACTGGAGGTAATCCTTCGTTGATATGCGATTCAATGTTCCAAATGATTCTCTTATCCGATAGTTTAACATTTGACATACATGCGATTTCAATTTGTTTAAAGCCCCATTCTGGTAAGAATTGACCAGTTTGACCTAAGTAACAACCTAGTTGAGCGTGTTTTAGACGGAAGGTACTTGTTAATGGATGTAATAAAGTTTTGTCTTCGCTACCCATTTGGGAAACAATTTCAACAATCCAATCGTCAAAGACGTCACCTTGTTCCAAAGTACCATAACATGCGacttctttatatatatttgtaacAGGAGCTGGAATAGCGTGAGAGTGTAAGTTTCTTCCAGTTAATTTATGTACCAATCTAACAGTTTGACCATCCTTGACAAATTCGGTGTCTTGACCATCTAGCCATGGTTGCTCTTCTCTTGCCTTTTGGAAGATCCagtcattattttcatcacCATAACCATAGCCAGTAACTTGTTGTTGACCGGAACCAGATGGGTAAAGATTTTGATGAGAATGTAAAATGGCACCACCTAAAGTTTGAGCTTTTAAAGTGACAATTGAGCTGCCAATTGCGACATCACGTGGACCGACGGAGATTTTTGAACCATTTAGACCAGCTTGGAATAGAGAAGGCATCATTGCGTCAGCTGAACCTGAGTTTGTCAATAGATCGAAATGAATTTTGAAACAGAACATGAAGACAGCTAATGGCACAATAATCAAACATAGTATTCTTGCTAACCAATGACCTAAGTAAGTTTTCCAAGACATTTTTTTGTCTGCTAAAAAGTTCCATAACTCTGCAACGGTGTAAATACCAACGACGGAGATCATGAACAGACCAACCATCTTAACGGAGATGACACATCCCAAATTCAAACCAGTGATAAGCATCCACTTCCACCATTTTCTGCCGAATGGGTTGTTTCTTTGGTTGTAGAACATTACGAAAGCGCCAAACGAAGCGACTGTGAAGAACAATAGCATTGAGTCCAATAGGATGAATCTACCTAAGGTTGCGTAGGAATTCTCGAACAAAACCATGATGGTGAATAACCATACGTTGTGCAAAGAGAAACCAATTGCCTTTGCGGTGAAATAGGCGACAGGAACACACAGGGCAGAGAAAGTGGCATTGAACATTCTCATCTTAACGTAGTCGACATAGTCTGGATACTCTTGTCCAGATGGGAAGTCCCAAGAACCATTGTAGCCTGCGATGTATCCGGACAAACCAACAAGCATCTTACCCAGCGGAGGATGCACATCGTGATAGAACTCGTGTCTCAAGTAGTAAGAACCGAACTTACCGAAATGAGCCTCATCCCACATGACTCTGTTGGCGGCGCCGATCTTGTACATTCTAACGAAAAAGGACATAGCAGTGAATAGAAGAGGCATGACGACGGCTTCCAACCTTAGCAGCGAAGAACCATTATTCGTAGCAGCCTTATCGGTTAGTTTTTCGACCGGTTTTTCGACTAACTTCTCAGTAGGCTTCTCGACTGGCTTCTCGACCTCTATGGAGTCAATTGAAGCGTTCTCGACTTCTTCCTTCTCGATGACGACGACGTCGTCTATCTCATCTTTAATGGAATCTGACATTGGCGATACCTGGTAGTGTGTGAGTGCGTGTCTGCGACGAGAGCGTAAGTATGTTCTAATAGTGAAAACACAAGCACAACAAGAAATAGCAACAGGTAAGTGGAACCTTCAAGGACCAGAACAGTTGTCATACATTTCCAAACACCTTtactttatatatctacCTATCCATCAGAGAGGCAGAAGCTTACAACGTTCTTAACACGTATAGGTAATTTGGTGCGACAACTTTTCGCGGCAAACGATATCGAGATGCCGGGCTTACCCGGACATACAATGGTCACGCGACCAGCACGTGACAAAATACAGTACCACGTGATCATCACGTGACAAGAACTAGAAAACTGCCGTAGTGTGCGGTGCGGTGCGATGTTGAGGAGTACCTTGCCCAGTCTCATGCCCTGCATAAGGGTCTCCACAGGGTAATATGTACAGACTTCTCGATTATTGCTCTTGGGCCAGCCAGCGTCGGCCGCCAAACGACTGCGCCAGCGACAACGACAGACGCACACACACACAGAGAAACTGTGTGCACGCACGCACCTCGCACATCGCCGGCCGTCTGGCAGCGCCCAGCAGCCCCCAAGGAACCGCCGATCAAGGCAGTCCCTCGCCCTCTTTATCAACAGCAcataacaacaacaaccaGCCGTTGCCTCACACCAGAACCGACCGTCTTTTATATGCATCGCATCCTGCATTGCAGTTGCAATCGAGCGGAAGGAAGAGTTGTTTACAGGAAGAGTTGTTTACAGGAAGAGTCGACGACGACGGCGGCAAATTTTCCATGTCCGCGGGCTGGTCTCCCGTGCGCCGTGACCGACGAAACAGCCGACTCGCATCACTTGGCACGGCGGCACATGTCGGTCACATCCCACGAAACTACAATCACTTGCCACGAATGGGTTTACCCGGAACACATCCGgttttttctaatttgaTTTCGAAACGGAACACAAAAACACACAAAGAAGGACTAATTCTAATGACCAGATTGCGGAAAGTAGACCCTTCAATTTCTTGTTTTATAAGCGTCTCCAGGACTGGGCTGCGTGTGCTAGTGGTTATATAAAGGAGTGGTATCTGCATGTACTAGCGCATATTGGCATACTGGTATTTAGGCAAGCGCACAACTAAGTTTCCGACGAACCTATCCCATCGCAGTTCACGTCGTACATACACCCGGATTTATGGAGCACACTGACCTGGAAGAGAGATCGAAGAACGTCGCCGATCTTCTTGGTGTTCTGATGGACATCAATGAGATCAATGGCGGCAACTCCGACACTGCAGAGAAGATGAAGGTGCATGCAAAGAACTTCGAGGCTGCTTTGTTTGCTAAGTCGTCCTCCAGGAAGGAGTACATGGACAACATGCGGGAGAAAGTCACGGCCATGCGCAACACTCTCAGCAGCAAGAAAAAGAGCAAGACCACAGATCCAAAGGCTGCCACTGGCGGAGGCGCCCCTGGTACAGTCTCTGGCGCGGCTAACGGTGGGAATATGCCGATGAATATGGACCCGCAGATGTTTCTGAACCAGCAGGCGCAGTTGAGACAGCAGGCTGCTCATCAGTTAAGAAACcaacagcagcagcagcagcaacagcagcagcaaCAACAGAGACCACAACTGACCGCGCAGCAACAGCAGATTATTAATCAGATGAAAAGCGCGCCTATTCCAAGAGAACTGCTGTCGAGGATTCCGAATATTCCGCCAAATGTGAACACTTGGCAACAGATCACTGAGCTGGCACAACAGAAGAGGCTCTCTCAACAGGATATGCAGATTGCAAAAGAGATATACAAGATACATCAACAGCTGCTGTATAAGTCGAAGTTACAACAAAGGCAGCAACATCAACAGCAACAGACACCGCAACAGCAAACCCAATCGCAACAGGCTACTCCAGTCCCACAGAATGGTAACCAAGGTCAAGGGCAAGGACAAGTCTCTGCAATGAACACAAGCTTAGCCCCAAATAAGAATGGCGAATACCCAAACATTCTAGGCCAGATCAATCAGATCTTCACCCTCGAAGAACAAAGGGTTCTGCTTCAGGAAGCTATAGAAGCCTGCAAGAACTTCAGGAAGACTCAGTACGGTAACGCCATGACTGATGCAAATATACAAAATTTCATTAGGAAGTACATTAATCAAAAGGCTTTAAGAAAAATTCAGAACATTCGAATGGCCCAACAACAGTTccaaaacaataataataacacaAACACCAATGCCAACACAAACACCACAAACAACAGCAACCATAATATTAATGCATCCGTTGCCCCAAGCAATAATGCCGCTCAACCTAAAGCGTCAAGtaatactaataataatactaataataataacataaatttgaataatgttAGCGGCATTCCAACTGTGAATGGTATGGACTCCAATTCAAATACCCcaaacaacaacagcagTACTACTCCTGGTAACTACAACAACGCCCAAATCAATAATCGTCAAAAGAATTTGTTACAGACTTTAGCGCCAACAGCACAAGATATAGAAATAGTGAAAAGAATCTCTTCTGAAGCTGCAAGAATCCCTTTAAGATTGTCTGACTTAACAAACACATTGTCTCCTCAAGAGAAAGAcgaaattaaaagaaagtTACAACTTAACCAACAATTGTTTGCTCAGGTTAGTAATTATGCTCCACAAGTCTATATTCTTACTAAGAGTGAAAATTTCTTGAAAGAAGTCTTACAACTAAGAATATTCgtaaaagaaattttagGAAAATGTTCAAAAGGTATCTATGTCGTTAAATTGGATACGGTAGATAAACTTATCATCAAATACCAAAAATACTGGGAGAGTATGAAGATCCAATTACTGAGAAGACAACAATTGATTCAAAGACAACAACAAATGCAACAGCAAGTAGGTGCACAGAAATCACAGACTCATCCTTCTCAAGGTGTTAATAACTTGTCAAGACAGCAACAACGTGTACAAGGTTCACTACAACAAATACACGAACAGATGCAAGGTAAAATGCAACAAGGACAACcacaacagcaacagcaaccACCACCACCACAGATCACACAAGCACAAGCACAGGCTCAAGCTCAAGCACTAGCACAAGCCCAAGCACAAGCCCAGGCTCATGCTCAAGCCCAAGCTCAAGCACAAGCACAAGCACAAGCACAAGCACAAGCACAAGCACAAGCACAAGCACAAGCACAAGCACAAGCACAAGCCCAAGCCCAAGCCCAAGCTCAAGCTCAAGCTCAAGCTCAAATGCAAGCAAAAGTACAAGCGCAACAACGTGCTCGTGCTCAAGCTCAAGCTCAGGCTCAAGCAAAAGCTCAAGTCCAAACAAAAGCTCAATTACAGTCACAAACTGAAGCTTCATCTCAAAATGGTGTAATTTCGAATGACCAAATATCTAATTATTTGCAAATGATGAATAATAACGGTAACTTAAATGCCAAAATGttacaacaacagcaacagaAAATCAATAGTATTGGAGGAACACCTCTTTCAAGTAATGCTGAATTGACTGCTGCTGGTGACATGACAAAAGGTTCTCCCGCCGTTGCTTCTGTATCTCCTGCAAATAAAGAAGTTAAGCGTGCTGCTGCAAGAGGAAAAGTAGGCAAGAAATCTGCATCAACTGCTGCTGCTATAGTTCCGCAAACCATGTCAGCACTACCTGCTGACAACAAGGACTCTGCTGCCAGTGCTAGTACAAACCTCTCTCCTTCACCTTTAACTTCTATACCTATCAACACTAGACGTTTATCATATGCACAGTTGGAATCCCATATTAGTCAAGGTGAAAAtccatatttaaatgaagaaatgTTACTGAAGAATATGAATACTAAAAAAGCTGAAATTATCTCACGTTACAAGCATCgtcaaaatatatttaaattttctaaaattgaAACGTTTTTGAGCACTTTAGCTGATACAATGGGGATCAAAGATGAGGATGTCGAGACTGTTTATAAAATCCCACAGTCAACGGTTGATTTTGTCAATGGAACAGGAAAGAAGAAACCAACAAAAGCACAACAAAGAATAAGAGATCAAGATTCTGTTACTGTtagaataaataataataataacgtAATAATGTCAAGTAAAGCGGAACCAATGACAAGGTCGTATAAGATCTCCAACGAtgcaatttcttcaatattctCAGATATATATCCAATTGGGAAATTCGCCCAAgctaattttttcaaatcaatGCCTGTTGATCAAGATATTGTTacaaattctaataatataactAATATCAAGAAGAGAAAATTAGATGAATTGGAAGTAAGCCCtgcaaattcaaattcttcGTTAATGAGTGATtccaaaaaattaaagatagaTTCACCAGAAGATATGTTCGTCATTAAACCAGAAGAAGATCTAAAAACTAGTTCAAAAACACAGAATAGTACAATAACCAATGCTGGAAATGTTTGGGATTGGAACCAATGGACTAGTATATAGATGTAATATGTTTTTCAATCTTCATTTTAGCAAAGATTGaaatttgttttaaataatatggAATAACATATGcttattataaattttgtgtaataattattttcatactttataaatataagtaAAAAGGTTTTATCtaattttctatttctaCTCAAtgattaattattattagaaaatatcaGCATTACAAAATTAAGGTTGCTAgttttgtttctttatgATATTTTCAGCCCATAATGCACCAGCAACTGTATTTGTAGTGaatgttattattgaagaTCCTGGTAAAAACTCCAGTAAACCTGCCATCATACCAAAACATAGAAAATTTGCTAAATGAGCATTTCGATACTTCTTGCTTGTCTTTTTATCATCGTTATTCAATACAAAATATCTCATTAAATACCCATGTGCTCTTTCTGGACTGACTAGAAAGTTAACGACCAATGGTCCAATTATGggaaataatgaaataaggaatagaataaaataaataataattttatagGTCAGATCCTTGGTAAAgattaaaatatctttatacTTATTCAATTGTCTCCAATTCTTAACTGTTGCATCTGCATTTGggtttttttttaaaagtttaGCTGATTTTATAATGTCATAACAACCTTTTCGTTCTAATGTTAAATCGAATATATTATCTCGTACTCGAGTTAGTATAATATGTTTACAAAAACTTTTGGCTAACGAATTCGAATGTAATATCAAATCAATTACAGCTAGAACAGGCCCAAATGGACCTAAAAGGAATAAGTACAATATGGCTGTTGTaggaaataaaaaaatgtaatataGAATTGCAATAACGTtaaatgtaataatatatgatattgctgataacaatataaatttcCAATACACTCGATGCGTCAGAACCTCATAAAATCcctataaataatatatatatttattctgTTAGTAAAAATACTTTGCTAATAAAACAATCCTGATGCTTTGCTTTAAAAATCATTATACATACTACTAATGGATAGTGTGCTGTCGTATTATGGAATAAGtcattaatgaaattgcTCCTAAGCATATCATACTTTATCCTATAAGATTTTCGATTGTCAACATGAGGTGATCTGCCCTTCTTTAATGGAGCCTTAACTTCAACATCACAATTCTCACCAGAGTCTCTATCTGTGGATGCCTCGACAGTATTACGAACTTCTTGTTTATGGCTCAAGATGTTGATTTCCTTTTGGCCCATTGCAATTTAGGTTGTCTTTGGtttgttcttttatatttcaaaaggGCCCAGCACTGACTATACTAATTAATTACTGTcatgtttatataaatgCGATCGTAATTATGATTTGTATGGTTTAAAAGTTTTAACAGTTGAACACAAAGACATATTTCATAGAGGATGAAAGCAAActaaagatatttattttagtgttttataaaaagataatgaGACTAGAAAGATATTTAACGATGATTTTACTAAAATCCAGTACTCTCTAGTGAGATCTAAATAAGTTCATTCAAGTATTCGTAGTCCTGAGGCTCAAAGATCTGGTCCACAGAGACCTTTTTTGGAACAAAAAGTACTTTTAATGGCGTTGGTTTCTTTGGTCCTTCATCTTGTAATGGCAATGTTTTCGATACTACATAATCATATTCCCATAGGGAATAACCTATATAGTTAGAAGTTCTTGTGATGACGCACAAAAATGGAACCAGTTCTGTTAAATTTGTCAAAATGCCTGTAACCCACCAATGAGCAAAAcgttgataaaaataatcagTCAGTTCTTCatgattcaatttatttctgTAAATTGCATATGGCTCACCATATCTAAAACCATTTCTGGAGGAGTTAATTAATAAGAAACCAATTATTCCTAATCCTggaattaataaaattattaacacGAATATAACTTTGGATAAACTTAGGGAACCACTGACAAGCAAATAAGGTAAATCTACTATCCAAAATTCAACTGTATTgtatt
Proteins encoded in this region:
- the TPHA0L00450 gene encoding uncharacterized protein — its product is MYRLLDYCSWASQRRPPNDCASDNDRRTHTQRNCVHARTSHIAGRLAAPSSPQGTADQGSPSPSLSTAHNNNNQPLPHTRTDRLLYASHPALQLQSSGRKSCLQEELFTGRVDDDGGKFSMSAGWSPVRRDRRNSRLASLGTAAHVGHIPRNYNHLPRMGLPGTHPVFSNLISKRNTKTHKEGLILMTRLRKVDPSISCFISVSRTGLRVLVVI
- the TPHA0L00440 gene encoding uncharacterized protein (similar to Saccharomyces cerevisiae PMT2 (YAL023C) and PMT3 (YOR321W); ancestral locus Anc_7.76); protein product: MSDSIKDEIDDVVVIEKEEVENASIDSIEVEKPVEKPTEKLVEKPVEKLTDKAATNNGSSLLRLEAVVMPLLFTAMSFFVRMYKIGAANRVMWDEAHFGKFGSYYLRHEFYHDVHPPLGKMLVGLSGYIAGYNGSWDFPSGQEYPDYVDYVKMRMFNATFSALCVPVAYFTAKAIGFSLHNVWLFTIMVLFENSYATLGRFILLDSMLLFFTVASFGAFVMFYNQRNNPFGRKWWKWMLITGLNLGCVISVKMVGLFMISVVGIYTVAELWNFLADKKMSWKTYLGHWLARILCLIIVPLAVFMFCFKIHFDLLTNSGSADAMMPSLFQAGLNGSKISVGPRDVAIGSSIVTLKAQTLGGAILHSHQNLYPSGSGQQQVTGYGYGDENNDWIFQKAREEQPWLDGQDTEFVKDGQTVRLVHKLTGRNLHSHAIPAPVTNIYKEVACYGTLEQGDVFDDWIVEIVSQMGSEDKTLLHPLTSTFRLKHAQLGCYLGQTGQFLPEWGFKQIEIACMSNVKLSDKRIIWNIESHINEGLPPVSEDFKYPQDSFLRNFIYLNLAMMSTNNALVPDSEKLDRISSSWWEWPILYRGLRLGGWADDNVKYYLLATPLTTWLSTAAVLIFMALVIVLAIKWQRQLDNFQDNASVSLFTIAGIYPMLGWGLHYTPFIIMGRVTYLHHYLPALYFALIVLTYFVETITSKCKNSLLRYSISYGLSIATIACFAYFSPVSFGMEGPSTDYQYLNQLPTWNIHEDF
- the LDB19 gene encoding Ldb19p (similar to Saccharomyces cerevisiae LDB19 (YOR322C); ancestral locus Anc_7.75), coding for MVFRSFLPLSSSSKTSSGRNQASVEDTSSPEFSPVKVAIEVESPPCVLYGNALDSRGAVLNGLLRLKIKDPYSNVPFADASLQLSNLNGLTLSDPDSDIAELTKRKIDIFAGYTKVTITSVHLKMIQIVKYSKPFLPGSTALENCDNCNVKVNTMKRWPIQEKDADFTVGTYEFPFSYLIPGSVPATCALGANSETQIKYKLVAEVFYNIPFKNSPKYGDVDKLELEMPIAITRSITRGPDKNSLRVFPPTELTAAAVIPNVIHPKSTFPLELKIDGISSTDRRWRMRKLNWKIEETTRVRGYSCRAHKNDLNTFEKAIQLKEEEKKKKKHVPIKRYGDIGPRITVSLGNPNNMPFKNNNKNNTNRGGDATPDRNENPTTVQNPRDRQTNSSLSSNTINPQGDHDDDDYDEPNEFIHPSDDAMRQEVEQQQEIQRQKQIQHELESEISLFTEEVRVLSSGEMKKGWKTDFNNNGHIDIVTEINCMSLNSGLSNHLRYVSTARSNESISTSNPVTISCDIQDPILGIYVSHLLSVELVVAEEALQYANGQPLENVKKSDKPRNSSSSSSKSEDQRLAELSPMFANRSVRSRPIESDEDIPSISDNSTNSTAGSKGTSNNMKIVSVPTGAARVLRMQFRLVVTERSGLGISWEDEVPPLYQDVKSFCPPDYAKLIQNHVVENVKTSVLETEYIDSAPEYGLQINPQLPQTLLPPPQARHHKSIHRSQLSPLDSFY